The window CGGCCGTGGTCTGGGGCAGGCTCTACCATCTCAACGCCGGGTTCCCGGCCCTGGAAGTGCCGGAAGGGCTGATCCTGTCCCGGGGCACCGCCGATCCGTTGGCCGACGCCCGCAGACAACAGGAGATCGGCACGCCACGCTTCGGCCGCCCTACCGGTGACTGGGATCTGATCCATGGGGAATTGGTGACCTTCACCGACCCGCAACGCGACATGCCGCCCGTCGACCGGCTCGAAGGCTTCCGGCCGGGCGGGCATAGCATGTACCTGCGGGTGTTGGTGGCGGTGCTGTGCGGGCACACCTCGATTCCTGCCTGGACCTACTGGATGCCGTGCCCGCCTTACGCGGAAAGAGTCGCTAGCGGCCAGTGGTCCTCTGGGCATTCGTGGATTTGGAGGCCAGGTCATGGATTGCAGTAATCACAACGCCTGGGATCGGCGAACCGTAGCTCGGTGCGCTCGCGGGTCAAGCGATGCGAGCATTTGACGCAACCGTGCACCTCGGCTCGGGTCTCGCGGGTGGGCGCGCCGCAATCGGCGCAGGGTAGGCCGCCCACGCGCTCGACGAGCCAGAAGCCCGGCGCGCCGCAGGCCGGGCATGGCGACAGCAGTTTCTTCACCAGATCCTCGGCCGCGAGGCGGATCATTTCCATGCGCGTGGGATTGGCATGCGCGCGTGCATCCACCTCAAGAAACACGTGACCGGTTGCCGACTGCCGTGCCATGCAGGAGTAGGCTGTCTTGAGCGACGTCCAATCAGCAATTCCCTTGCGGATACGCGGATCGTCTTCGCCTTGCGGCCTGAGCACGAGATTGTGATTGGGGAAATCGACGGCGCGTGCAAATGTTTCCACTGCGGCCCAATCTTCCGCCAAACAGTGATCGCTTATCGCTTTGCCCTGCGCCACTCCGACGACCTCAAAACCGAATTGGTCGTTGACGTAAATCACACACTCAACGTTCCATGGAAACATCCCTATGAATGGGTCGACTCCAAATCTGCCCTCACTAGCAAGCCCATGTAGCAGGCCTGACAGCTCCATGCCGATGCGGGCCTTTTTGCGGGCTGCATCTAACTGTGAGCCGTAACGTGGTATATCACGAGTGAACGTGCCGAGATGATCGGTGTCAAAAGTATCGATCAATATAATCTGCCAGCCCATTTTTAGTTCAAGCACCGGAGTAATCACCCGCTCCTTGCCATGTTTTGTAAGCAAAGCTGCACGTTGAATTTCGCCTGAATACATACAACCTCCTATTACGATCTCCCCGCAAATAATCCAACTCAGCAAAAACAGATAGGGATATACCTTGTGTCCAGGATGCTCCTTGCTGGTGCCAGGCTTCCGGTACAGCGCAGCAATCCCCATGCGAGCCATCCACGAGCCGACATGCTTACGCCCAACAGCGACACCTGAGCGATTCAGTTGATCCCGAAGCATCCGGGCACCCATAAACGGATGCTCAAGATGCAGCTCGTCAATGCGGCGCATGAGCTCCAAGTCGGCGGCGCTCACCGGCCGAGGCTGATAGTACACGCTACCGCGACTTATCCCGACCAGTTCGGCCTGCCGCTTGATTGAAACCTCGTGCTCGCGGTCGATCATCGCTTTGCGCTCAGCAAATGTACCGCTTTTAGGCGGGTGGGGCCATCCCATCATTGATTGTAAAACGGCATCGAAAAGTGACCGGCCATCGGCGTCCAATTCTGGACCCCTCCGGGCGTGTCACCGACGTCTGCTTGTAGTGCCTTGACAGCAGATGGAAGAGCAGTTGCCCACTGAATCGGGAAACAGCAGATCAAGTGATGCCTGCGTCACTGGCGCGTTGGATGGCGCTCGACGCCTTGCTCTTTCCCCGATCCCTGCTGCCTGTCGAAGCCGAGAAGGGCAAAACGCTCCCCGACTGGGTAGCACGTCCGCCATGCACAGACCCGCAAGGGCGTGACGTTGCGGATCCTCCGGCTCGAATACCATCAGGAGCACCCCGACGGGTACAGCTCTCGTGGTTCTGTCAGCTCTATCGAGCCGGGGCTGGCGGTAAACGGTCGTCACACGTGTCGAGCACAAGGCAGGCGAGAAGACCTTTGTGGACTTCGCTGGCCCGACCATGGAGATTATCGATCCCCTAACCGGAATCGTCAGCAAAACCCAAGTCTTTGTCGTTGCCGTCGGTGCGTCTCAGCTACTCGTTCACCCATGCCGCTCCGTGGCAGGACATCGCCTCATGGCTGTCATGCCACGTCAGGGCCAAGTGAACACATGATTTATTTCCGTATATTGAGCTATTTCGTGTTTGCCGCCTTATGGATTCTCTATGTAGCGGCCCTTGCAGCCATCAACTCGGCAGCTTCTTCAGTTATAAATTCTTCAAAGGCATAATGGTCCTTTTGGGCTTTCCAAGCGATACTGATGGTCTCGGAAGGATTGAATTTCAAATTTGTCGGACAGGGGGTATATATTTGCACATAGGTCGGCCCAAGCTTTCTTGCGATTAGGATGGCTTTGACAACCGACTGGCCGATTCGTTTAGGGTCGGCGACGGTCACTTTCGAACCGTAGACGCAACCTGATGTCCGAGCCAATTCAAAAACAGGGACCTTGGGGAAGTTTTTTCCCTTGGGAGCCATGGACAGCACTCGCCCTTGGGACGACATGCCACTTTCTTGTCCGCCGGTATTGCCGTAAACTTCATTGTCGAGCATAATGGTGGTTATGTTTTCGCCTCGAAACCAGGAGTGCAGGGTCAAGTCCAGGCCGATATCGGCAATGCCGCCGTCACCAACCATTACCACTACGTCTTTGATCTGTTCCGGGTAGCGAATCTTGAGCATTCTTTTCAGCCCCGAGGCGACAGCGTTTTGATTGCCAAAGGCGGATGTTGCGTAATTCAGCGACGTTTGTGACAAGGCAAAGAAAGAGCAACCCGGAGTTCCGACAATCAACGTATCCTCGGGAGCCGGAAGCGCCGCCAAAACAAGACGCACTCCGAGAGAAACGCCGCATCCGGCACAGTGTGGGTGCTCTTCGGTAATCTCCTTGAATGTTCCCAGGTTCTGGATTCCCAAAGATTTACCGTGGGGGCCTTCAGTAACCAAATCCTGGTAATCTTTGGGCAGAATGTCTGCCAGAGCCGATACGGGAGTGATGATTTTTTTCGACACGGTTCAATTTCCTCCCCGGAGGTATCCGGCCTTTATGGCCTTTTTAACTTCATCAACAATCAGCCCAGGAGGCATGCTCATTCCGCCAAAAACCCGAGGCGCACCTATGACGCGCCGGTTGCGGTCGAGGGTCGCCTTGACTTCGCGTGCCAGCCAGCCCCCAGCGTTGAATTCAGGCACAACGATGATCTTAGTCTTTTCGAGAAACATTTGTAATTCCTCTTCGGGAAAAGGGCGAATCGCTTTGATTTTGATCAGCCCAGCATCAATCCCTTCACTCCGCAGCAGACGCAACGCTTCGCGGGACTGGGAGGCAGCGGTGCCGGAGGCGATGAGCATTATTTCTGCGTTCACGTTTTCGGTCTCCAACAGCCCGCCCATGAAGCGTTCAATGTGCCTGCGGGCACGCTCCGCAGCGGCCAGCACCTCCTGATGCCAGCTGGCATTGGCCGAACCGCTGATAAAGTTACTTTTGATGAGCAATGGGTCGCGAGTGATGCGCATCGGAGGGGTTTCCATATCGAACGCAGGCACCGGCGCAAGGCCTGCGTCATAGGGAGGAAGGGTGGTGTTAGGTGGCGGAAGCAACACTTCTTCCCTGGAGTGCGTGACAAAAAAACCGTCCACGAAAATACCCGCAGGTAGGTGTACCTCGGGCTGTTCCGCCACCAGGTAGGCCTGAAGGATCATATCATAAAAATCCTGGCTATTCTCGGCGTGAAACATCAACATACCGGTATCCAGCAACATCCCCATCTCGATATTTTCAGGTTGAATCGAGGGAGGGAGAGAGACGCCACGACACATAAAAGCACAGACGATGGGCTGCCTGGAACCGGCCCAAACCGGAAACATTTCCATCGCCCGCAGTGTGCCAGGTCCACTGGTGGCGGTGAACACTCGACCTCCTCCAAGTGCGGCGCCATGAATAGCCGCCATAACAGCGAACTCGTTTTCACCTCTGTAGAATTCTTTAACATAACCCTGGGCGTAAAGATCTCCCACTAGCTGCATACTTTCCGACTGCGGCGTAATTGGATAGGCGATCGCCATGTCGATCGACGCCCGCTTCACCGCCTCGGCTACGGCTTCGCTGCCGGTGATAAAGGATTTTGTGCGAGGACCGTACAACAGCTTCGCAATCGGATCGTCATCTTTCTTTTTGCATGCACACAAAATAAACCTCCTGACATGGTCATGGTCTTGCCCATCTACACCAACGGCCCCACATCTGAAGCCAGGGCGCTACGCATCCACTGCTCGCGATGCTCGGTCGCAGCGGCCTTGCTCGGCTGCTTCCAGATCTGGCGCAGTTCCTCTTTGAGGTCGTAGGCTTTGGCCAGCGGCTCATTAGCCGCCAGCGCCTCTTGCAATCGCTCGTGCTCCTGCCGCTAGGGATTGAGGCTTTCCGGATTATTCAGCAGCTGCCTTTGAGCACGCTC is drawn from Desulfomicrobium macestii and contains these coding sequences:
- a CDS encoding gamma-glutamylcyclotransferase family protein, with amino-acid sequence MNIGDTAKLTNPQDIEFGRTESAPAGRGPGTARVSTNPEDSPETILRLFVYGTLKRGYWNHQRFCAQARSIEPAVVWGRLYHLNAGFPALEVPEGLILSRGTADPLADARRQQEIGTPRFGRPTGDWDLIHGELVTFTDPQRDMPPVDRLEGFRPGGHSMYLRVLVAVLCGHTSIPAWTYWMPCPPYAERVASGQWSSGHSWIWRPGHGLQ
- a CDS encoding DUF6671 family protein, whose protein sequence is MYSGEIQRAALLTKHGKERVITPVLELKMGWQIILIDTFDTDHLGTFTRDIPRYGSQLDAARKKARIGMELSGLLHGLASEGRFGVDPFIGMFPWNVECVIYVNDQFGFEVVGVAQGKAISDHCLAEDWAAVETFARAVDFPNHNLVLRPQGEDDPRIRKGIADWTSLKTAYSCMARQSATGHVFLEVDARAHANPTRMEMIRLAAEDLVKKLLSPCPACGAPGFWLVERVGGLPCADCGAPTRETRAEVHGCVKCSHRLTRERTELRFADPRRCDYCNP
- a CDS encoding thiamine pyrophosphate-dependent enzyme; amino-acid sequence: MSKKIITPVSALADILPKDYQDLVTEGPHGKSLGIQNLGTFKEITEEHPHCAGCGVSLGVRLVLAALPAPEDTLIVGTPGCSFFALSQTSLNYATSAFGNQNAVASGLKRMLKIRYPEQIKDVVVMVGDGGIADIGLDLTLHSWFRGENITTIMLDNEVYGNTGGQESGMSSQGRVLSMAPKGKNFPKVPVFELARTSGCVYGSKVTVADPKRIGQSVVKAILIARKLGPTYVQIYTPCPTNLKFNPSETISIAWKAQKDHYAFEEFITEEAAELMAARAAT
- a CDS encoding transketolase C-terminal domain-containing protein; this encodes MCACKKKDDDPIAKLLYGPRTKSFITGSEAVAEAVKRASIDMAIAYPITPQSESMQLVGDLYAQGYVKEFYRGENEFAVMAAIHGAALGGGRVFTATSGPGTLRAMEMFPVWAGSRQPIVCAFMCRGVSLPPSIQPENIEMGMLLDTGMLMFHAENSQDFYDMILQAYLVAEQPEVHLPAGIFVDGFFVTHSREEVLLPPPNTTLPPYDAGLAPVPAFDMETPPMRITRDPLLIKSNFISGSANASWHQEVLAAAERARRHIERFMGGLLETENVNAEIMLIASGTAASQSREALRLLRSEGIDAGLIKIKAIRPFPEEELQMFLEKTKIIVVPEFNAGGWLAREVKATLDRNRRVIGAPRVFGGMSMPPGLIVDEVKKAIKAGYLRGGN